From Chloroflexaceae bacterium, the proteins below share one genomic window:
- a CDS encoding tetratricopeptide repeat protein yields MTLAKQDEKQRIRRKLQEKAIELAAMNRWEEAVEINRQILTLSEEPETYNRLGKALMELGRYAEAHDAYQHTLRLNPTNSIARKNLARLDALIARGIETGQANRQPRQQVDMRMFITETGRTAITSLIDVPRSPAVEALVTGEKMDFRVEGKIVYVIDADGNVIGRLEPKLGQRLAELIQGGNRYLAAIAQSDPRNVRLLIREIYQDPSQRNRISFPGKLGEGAAYVSSLRYEEYEDLLEEEEPVEETEALEEEFVGGEEEEELGLEEIDQEISDEDENMDE; encoded by the coding sequence TTGACCTTGGCAAAGCAAGATGAAAAGCAACGCATTCGCCGCAAGCTTCAGGAGAAGGCCATCGAACTTGCGGCCATGAACCGGTGGGAGGAGGCAGTCGAGATCAATCGCCAGATCCTGACCCTGAGCGAAGAGCCCGAAACCTACAACCGCCTCGGCAAGGCCCTTATGGAACTTGGCCGCTACGCCGAGGCCCACGATGCGTATCAGCATACCCTGCGCCTCAATCCTACCAATAGCATCGCGCGCAAGAACCTCGCCCGCCTCGACGCGCTGATCGCCCGCGGGATCGAGACGGGCCAGGCCAATCGCCAACCGCGCCAGCAGGTGGATATGCGCATGTTTATCACCGAGACCGGTCGCACCGCGATCACTTCCTTGATCGACGTGCCCCGCAGCCCCGCGGTTGAGGCCCTGGTCACCGGCGAAAAGATGGACTTCCGCGTCGAAGGGAAGATCGTCTATGTCATTGATGCCGACGGCAACGTGATTGGCCGCCTTGAGCCGAAACTCGGCCAGCGCCTCGCCGAACTGATCCAGGGCGGCAACCGCTACCTCGCTGCCATTGCCCAGAGCGACCCGCGCAACGTGCGCCTGCTCATCCGCGAGATCTACCAGGATCCCAGCCAGCGCAACCGCATTTCCTTCCCCGGCAAGCTCGGCGAAGGCGCGGCTTACGTCTCCAGCCTGCGCTACGAGGAGTATGAGGATCTGCTCGAAGAGGAAGAGCCGGTCGAGGAGACCGAAGCCCTCGAAGAGGAATTCGTGGGCGGCGAGGAGGAGGAAGAACTAGGCCTCGAAGAGATCGATCAAGAAATCAGCGACGAGGACGAGAATATGGACGAGTGA
- the tmk gene encoding dTMP kinase yields MGVFITFEGPEGSGKSTQARLLYERLQAEGYPVILTREPGGTRIGEMIRRILIDLRHTEMAPTTETLLFSAARAQLVSELIRPYLSTGGIVLCDRYADSTFAYQGYGLGRDLDELQAITAVATGGLMPDLTFYLDIDVEEGLRRKRAQRERTAAPGASGVQAEWNRLDARDLAYHQRVVAGFFELMRREPARWRRLSANQPVEALAAQIYVEVEPLLAPVARLGPTV; encoded by the coding sequence ATGGGCGTCTTCATTACCTTCGAGGGACCGGAGGGCAGCGGGAAGAGCACGCAGGCGCGGTTGCTCTACGAGCGGTTACAGGCTGAGGGCTATCCGGTTATTCTGACCCGCGAGCCGGGGGGGACGCGCATCGGCGAGATGATCCGTCGCATCCTGATCGATCTGCGCCATACCGAGATGGCTCCGACGACGGAAACGCTGCTGTTCTCAGCAGCGCGGGCCCAACTGGTCAGTGAACTGATCCGGCCGTACCTGAGCACAGGGGGAATTGTGCTTTGCGATCGCTACGCCGACTCCACTTTCGCCTATCAGGGGTACGGTCTGGGACGCGATCTCGACGAGTTGCAGGCGATCACTGCCGTAGCCACCGGCGGACTGATGCCTGATCTGACATTTTACCTGGACATTGATGTGGAAGAGGGGCTGCGGCGCAAGCGCGCCCAGCGGGAACGCACCGCCGCGCCGGGAGCTTCCGGCGTGCAGGCGGAATGGAACCGGCTCGATGCTCGCGATCTGGCCTACCACCAGCGCGTGGTGGCGGGGTTCTTCGAGTTGATGCGACGAGAGCCGGCGCGCTGGCGGCGTCTCTCCGCCAACCAGCCTGTTGAAGCGCTGGCGGCCCAGATCTACGTCGAAGTTGAACCGCTGCTGGCTCCGGTCGCGCGGTTAGGTCCTACGGTATGA
- a CDS encoding AAA family ATPase — protein MSDRQEVTTDIQLLLAALPPHITQAITDANDDASDLLEVVMDLGRLPEARYRGRERFLSDREVTQEDINYVIARIGEFGEDNRAGIQRTLHRISAIRNRRGQVIGLTCRVGRAVFGTVTIIRDLVETGKSILLLGKPGTGKTTLLRETARVLAEELHKRVVIVDTSNEIAGDGDIPHPGIGRARRMQVPRPAEQHAVMIEAVENHMPEVIVIDEIGTELEAMAARTIAERGVQLIGTAHGNTLDNLMVNPTLSDLVGGIQAVTLGDEEARRRGTQKTVLERKAPPTFDVLVEIQSWDRVTVYQDVAAAVDAILRGEDPPAEERWRDADGVIHRQPVHREASELPAVGRRSYGREGGRPGARGGARGGLGEAMGVSGPRVRERSVASSGNGGGAAAAGQATQRIFPFGVSRNRLETAIERLGVPAVIVRDMKDATLVMTLKNYYRQSAQRLRQAEEQGVPVYVLRNNTISQMERQLAHVFNLREVDHDASFPSLRHAEDSSVVEEAMLEVEEAINQLMNGERTVVELTPRSSYIRKLQHQMADRYNLRSESRGEDSNRRVKIFR, from the coding sequence ATGTCAGACCGACAGGAAGTCACCACTGATATCCAGTTGCTGCTCGCAGCACTTCCTCCCCACATTACCCAGGCGATAACCGACGCGAATGATGACGCCTCCGATCTGCTGGAAGTCGTGATGGATCTCGGGCGTCTGCCCGAAGCGCGCTACCGGGGCCGGGAACGCTTCCTCAGCGATCGGGAGGTGACCCAGGAGGATATCAACTATGTCATCGCCCGGATCGGCGAGTTCGGCGAAGACAACCGCGCCGGCATTCAGCGCACCCTGCATCGCATCTCGGCAATCCGCAACCGCCGCGGCCAGGTGATCGGTCTGACCTGCCGGGTGGGACGCGCGGTCTTCGGGACGGTGACGATCATCCGCGACCTGGTGGAGACCGGGAAGAGCATCCTGCTGCTGGGCAAGCCGGGCACGGGCAAGACCACCCTGCTCCGCGAGACGGCTCGGGTGCTGGCCGAGGAGTTGCACAAGCGGGTGGTGATTGTGGACACTTCCAACGAAATCGCCGGCGATGGCGACATTCCGCATCCTGGCATCGGGCGAGCGCGGCGCATGCAGGTGCCGCGCCCGGCGGAGCAGCACGCGGTGATGATCGAGGCGGTGGAAAACCACATGCCCGAAGTGATCGTCATTGATGAAATCGGCACCGAACTGGAGGCCATGGCCGCGCGCACCATCGCCGAGCGGGGCGTGCAACTGATCGGCACGGCCCACGGCAATACCCTCGACAACCTGATGGTCAATCCCACCCTCTCGGACCTGGTCGGCGGCATTCAGGCAGTGACACTGGGCGACGAAGAGGCGCGTCGTCGGGGCACCCAGAAGACGGTGCTGGAACGCAAGGCGCCGCCGACCTTCGATGTGCTGGTGGAGATCCAGAGCTGGGACCGGGTGACGGTCTACCAGGATGTGGCTGCGGCAGTGGACGCGATCCTTCGCGGCGAGGATCCGCCAGCGGAGGAGCGCTGGCGCGACGCAGACGGGGTGATCCACAGGCAGCCGGTGCATCGGGAGGCAAGTGAACTGCCAGCGGTGGGCCGGCGCAGTTATGGGCGCGAAGGCGGGCGTCCCGGCGCGCGGGGGGGCGCACGGGGCGGCCTGGGGGAGGCGATGGGCGTCTCCGGGCCGCGGGTGCGCGAGCGCAGTGTGGCAAGCAGCGGCAACGGGGGCGGCGCGGCTGCCGCCGGACAGGCCACGCAGCGCATCTTTCCCTTCGGGGTCAGCCGGAATCGTCTGGAGACCGCCATCGAGCGCCTGGGTGTGCCGGCGGTGATCGTCCGAGATATGAAAGATGCCACTCTGGTGATGACATTGAAGAACTACTATCGCCAGAGCGCGCAGCGGCTGCGGCAGGCCGAAGAGCAGGGCGTACCGGTGTATGTGCTGCGCAACAACACCATCTCGCAGATGGAGCGCCAACTGGCCCACGTCTTTAACCTGCGCGAAGTGGACCATGATGCGAGTTTCCCCTCGCTGCGCCACGCCGAGGATAGCAGCGTGGTCGAAGAGGCCATGCTGGAAGTGGAGGAGGCGATCAACCAGCTTATGAACGGCGAGCGCACGGTGGTTGAGTTAACGCCGCGGAGCAGTTACATTCGCAAGTTGCAGCATCAAATGGCCGACCGTTATAACCTCCGCTCGGAGAGCCGGGGCGAAGACTCTAACCGGCGGGTGAAGATTTTCCGCTGA
- a CDS encoding CpaF family protein, giving the protein MSLLKRLGSTPPSSEPATGPAVTAVTPLPPAESAISSAPGDPRSSHESQPLNGPVVESAVEPADEQRMLELSLWIVDRIQASLGSQTELKRTPETERMLQERFARVYQQAGVNLPPEQIKRLFTMVCDELMGFGPIQPLLNDDTISEVMVNGPYRVYIEQKGKLKLSPVRFANDEHVLKVIDRIIRPLGRRIDRKWPMVDARLPDGSRVNAIIPPCAIDGSTITIRKFSKNKLKVDDLIRFGSLTPEMAEFLRACVVSRLNIVVAGGTGSGKTTLLNVLSNFIPDDERIVTIEDSAELQLAQEHVVRLESRPPEVDGTGRVTIRDLVINSLRMRPERIVIGECRGGETLDMLQAMNTGHDGSLTTLHANSPRDALARMETMALMAGMEMPLKVIREQIASAIDLIVQQTRLEDGQRKVAFITEVQGMEGDTVVLQDIFKLEILGKTPEGKIQAELRPTGVRPRFTPRLEAHGFKLPPSIFGAQIPGKKAW; this is encoded by the coding sequence ATGTCGTTGCTCAAACGCCTTGGGAGCACTCCGCCGTCGTCCGAGCCTGCCACAGGGCCGGCGGTGACCGCTGTCACCCCCCTGCCCCCCGCCGAGAGCGCCATCTCCTCGGCGCCCGGCGATCCGCGTTCCAGCCACGAGAGCCAGCCGCTTAACGGCCCCGTGGTGGAAAGCGCCGTCGAGCCCGCCGATGAGCAGCGTATGCTCGAACTGTCACTCTGGATCGTGGACCGCATCCAGGCCTCCCTGGGAAGCCAGACTGAACTCAAGCGCACCCCCGAAACCGAGCGCATGTTGCAGGAACGCTTCGCCCGCGTCTATCAGCAGGCCGGGGTCAACCTGCCGCCGGAACAGATCAAGCGCCTGTTCACCATGGTCTGCGACGAACTGATGGGCTTCGGGCCGATCCAGCCGCTGCTCAACGACGATACGATCTCCGAAGTGATGGTCAACGGACCCTACCGGGTCTACATCGAGCAGAAGGGCAAGTTGAAGCTCTCGCCGGTGCGTTTTGCCAACGATGAGCACGTGCTCAAGGTGATTGACCGGATCATTCGCCCCCTGGGCCGGCGCATCGACCGCAAGTGGCCCATGGTTGACGCGCGCCTCCCCGATGGTTCCCGCGTGAATGCCATCATCCCTCCCTGCGCCATTGACGGCTCGACCATCACCATTCGCAAGTTCTCGAAGAACAAACTCAAAGTAGATGATCTGATCCGCTTCGGATCGTTGACGCCCGAGATGGCTGAGTTCCTGCGCGCCTGCGTCGTCTCGCGCCTCAACATCGTGGTCGCGGGCGGTACCGGCTCCGGCAAGACCACCCTGCTCAATGTGCTCTCGAACTTCATTCCCGACGACGAGCGCATCGTCACCATTGAAGACAGCGCCGAGCTGCAACTGGCCCAGGAGCACGTGGTGCGCCTGGAGTCGCGCCCGCCCGAAGTGGACGGGACCGGTCGCGTCACCATTCGCGACCTGGTGATCAACTCGCTGCGCATGCGTCCCGAACGCATCGTCATCGGCGAGTGTCGCGGCGGCGAAACCCTCGATATGCTCCAGGCCATGAACACCGGCCACGACGGCTCGCTCACCACCCTCCACGCCAATTCGCCCCGCGACGCCCTGGCGCGTATGGAGACCATGGCCCTCATGGCCGGTATGGAGATGCCCCTCAAGGTCATCCGCGAACAGATCGCCTCGGCCATCGACCTGATCGTCCAGCAGACCCGCCTTGAAGACGGACAGCGCAAGGTGGCCTTCATCACCGAGGTGCAGGGGATGGAGGGCGACACGGTCGTGCTGCAGGACATTTTCAAGCTCGAGATCCTTGGCAAGACCCCTGAGGGCAAGATTCAGGCCGAACTGCGCCCAACCGGCGTGCGCCCGCGTTTCACCCCCCGTCTGGAGGCCCACGGCTTCAAGCTTCCGCCAAGCATTTTCGGCGCGCAGATACCCGGCAAGAAGGCCTGGTAA
- a CDS encoding AAA family ATPase: protein MSFRLHEVSTASSTASVPSRTEQMPAIPPQPSSIAETGLSMGFLTDLVLKVIYFTGAITGQRLEETIKLPFLGVIDKVLEFLKLEEYVDIIGAEGGFSERSFQYIITNKGRVKVHEVLDRNQYAGPAPVPLAQYVEMVNRQQIGDMVIDQATIRKAFEHLVVSERMLDRLGPAANSARSLFLYGPPGNGKTTFAEGIANMLGGYVLIPYSVEIDGQIIKVFDPLNHQVVQQNEVGHAEPVAPFGAPLAQAAPAYFPDARWLVCKRPRVMVGGELILEQLELIYDPISKVYEAPYQMKANGGLFLIDDFGRQKCRPQDLLNRWIVPLEKRVDFLALQTGKKLQIPFDVLIVFSTNLNPRDLVDDAFLRRIRHKIEVGNPTPAEFRAIFQLVCKAKKIPYSDEGLRHLLQEHYMKVGRELRACHPRDICDQILDEAKYRNIPPSMSRELIDRACEAYFVKL, encoded by the coding sequence ATGTCGTTCCGGCTGCACGAAGTTTCTACCGCCTCATCAACTGCATCCGTCCCTTCCCGCACCGAACAGATGCCCGCCATTCCCCCCCAGCCCTCCTCGATCGCCGAGACCGGGCTGTCTATGGGCTTTCTTACCGATCTGGTGCTGAAGGTCATCTATTTTACCGGCGCGATTACCGGCCAGCGCCTCGAAGAAACCATCAAGCTCCCCTTTCTCGGCGTGATTGACAAGGTGCTCGAGTTCCTGAAACTGGAAGAGTATGTTGACATCATCGGCGCCGAGGGCGGCTTCAGCGAGCGTTCCTTCCAGTACATCATCACCAACAAGGGGCGCGTCAAGGTGCACGAGGTGCTCGACCGCAATCAGTACGCCGGTCCGGCGCCCGTGCCCCTCGCGCAGTATGTTGAGATGGTCAATCGCCAGCAGATCGGCGATATGGTGATTGACCAGGCCACCATTCGCAAAGCCTTTGAGCATCTGGTCGTCAGCGAGCGCATGCTGGATCGGCTTGGCCCTGCCGCTAACTCGGCCCGCTCCCTCTTCCTCTATGGCCCCCCGGGGAATGGGAAAACCACCTTTGCCGAAGGCATTGCCAACATGCTCGGCGGTTACGTCCTCATCCCCTACAGCGTGGAGATTGACGGCCAGATCATCAAAGTGTTCGATCCCCTGAACCATCAGGTCGTCCAGCAAAACGAGGTCGGCCACGCCGAGCCTGTCGCACCCTTCGGCGCGCCGCTGGCCCAGGCTGCGCCCGCCTACTTCCCCGATGCCCGCTGGCTCGTCTGCAAGCGCCCGCGGGTGATGGTCGGCGGCGAGTTGATCCTCGAACAGCTCGAACTGATCTACGACCCTATAAGCAAGGTCTACGAGGCGCCGTACCAGATGAAAGCCAACGGCGGCCTGTTCCTGATTGATGACTTTGGACGCCAGAAGTGTCGGCCCCAGGATTTGCTCAATCGCTGGATCGTGCCCCTTGAGAAACGAGTGGATTTCCTGGCCCTGCAAACCGGCAAAAAGCTGCAAATCCCCTTCGATGTGCTGATCGTCTTCTCGACCAATCTCAATCCCAGAGATCTGGTGGACGACGCTTTCCTCCGGCGCATTCGCCACAAGATCGAGGTAGGAAATCCGACGCCAGCCGAGTTTCGCGCTATCTTTCAACTCGTCTGCAAGGCTAAAAAGATCCCCTACAGCGATGAAGGTCTGCGTCATCTGCTGCAAGAACATTACATGAAGGTTGGCCGCGAGTTGCGCGCCTGTCATCCGCGGGACATCTGCGACCAGATCCTTGATGAGGCCAAGTATCGCAACATCCCCCCCTCGATGAGCCGGGAGTTGATCGATCGCGCCTGCGAAGCCTATTTCGTGAAGCTCTGA
- the pdxS gene encoding pyridoxal 5'-phosphate synthase lyase subunit PdxS, protein MEKSTWTTKVGLAQMLKGGVIMDVVTPEQARIAEEAGAVAVMALERVPADIRAQGGVARMSDPELILAIKQAVTIPVMAKARIGHFVEAQVLEALGIDYIDESEVLTPADEEHHINKHRFKIPFVCGCRDLGEGLRRVAEGAAMLRTKGEAGTGNVVEAVRHARAVYSEVRRLQSMNEDELFVYAKNIQAPYELVKQVAETGRLPVVNFAAGGIATPADAALLMQLGVDGVFVGSGIFKSGDPVKRARAIVEATTHYNDPEIIAEVSKGLGEAMVGISLEQLSAEQRMARRGW, encoded by the coding sequence ATGGAGAAGTCTACCTGGACGACCAAGGTAGGCCTGGCGCAGATGCTCAAGGGAGGCGTGATCATGGACGTGGTCACGCCCGAACAGGCGCGCATTGCCGAAGAAGCGGGCGCGGTGGCCGTGATGGCGCTGGAGCGCGTCCCGGCGGATATTCGCGCTCAGGGCGGCGTGGCGCGCATGAGCGATCCCGAGTTGATCCTGGCGATCAAGCAGGCGGTGACAATCCCGGTCATGGCCAAGGCGCGGATCGGTCATTTCGTCGAGGCCCAGGTGCTCGAAGCGCTGGGTATCGACTACATTGACGAGAGCGAGGTGCTGACCCCGGCGGATGAAGAGCATCATATCAACAAGCATCGCTTCAAGATCCCCTTCGTTTGCGGCTGCCGCGACCTTGGCGAAGGTCTGCGCCGGGTGGCCGAAGGGGCGGCGATGCTGCGCACCAAGGGTGAAGCGGGCACGGGCAACGTTGTGGAGGCGGTACGCCACGCCCGGGCCGTCTATAGCGAGGTGCGCCGCCTGCAAAGCATGAACGAAGATGAGTTGTTCGTCTACGCCAAGAATATCCAGGCGCCCTACGAACTGGTCAAACAGGTGGCCGAAACGGGGCGGTTGCCGGTGGTGAACTTCGCCGCCGGAGGCATCGCCACGCCTGCCGACGCGGCGCTGCTGATGCAGCTCGGAGTTGATGGCGTCTTCGTCGGGTCGGGAATCTTCAAGAGCGGCGATCCGGTGAAGCGGGCGCGGGCGATTGTTGAGGCAACCACGCACTACAACGATCCCGAAATCATCGCCGAGGTGAGCAAGGGGTTGGGCGAGGCGATGGTGGGGATTTCTCTGGAACAACTGTCCGCCGAGCAGCGGATGGCCCGGCGGGGTTGGTAA
- the pdxT gene encoding pyridoxal 5'-phosphate synthase glutaminase subunit PdxT: MTVGVLALQGDVREHLEVLKRIGVAPVEVRLPQHLAAVDRLIIPGGESTTIGRLLYRYQLLEPIRARAGRDLAVWGTCAGAILLAREVLDAKQGGQPTIGVMEITVRRNAYGSQLESFEAPVTAPALGASPLPGVFIRAPRIEAVGREVEAFARLADGAIVAARQGRLLATTFHPELTDDDRMHRYFLEL; encoded by the coding sequence ATGACAGTCGGCGTACTGGCCCTGCAGGGCGATGTTCGCGAGCACCTGGAAGTGCTCAAGCGCATTGGCGTCGCACCGGTTGAGGTGCGTTTGCCGCAACATCTGGCCGCCGTTGATCGTCTGATTATTCCCGGAGGGGAGAGCACGACGATCGGGCGGCTCTTGTATCGCTACCAGTTGCTTGAGCCGATCCGCGCCCGGGCGGGCCGGGATCTGGCAGTGTGGGGCACGTGCGCGGGGGCGATTCTGCTCGCTCGTGAAGTGCTGGACGCCAAACAGGGCGGGCAGCCGACCATCGGGGTCATGGAGATCACCGTGCGTCGCAATGCGTATGGCAGCCAGTTGGAGAGCTTTGAAGCCCCTGTGACGGCGCCGGCGCTTGGAGCGTCTCCCCTGCCGGGGGTGTTCATCCGCGCGCCGCGCATTGAAGCAGTTGGCCGTGAGGTGGAGGCGTTTGCCAGGCTGGCCGATGGGGCGATTGTCGCCGCGCGCCAGGGGCGGCTGCTGGCGACCACGTTTCATCCGGAACTGACCGACGATGATCGGATGCATCGGTATTTTCTGGAGTTGTAG
- a CDS encoding zinc ribbon domain-containing protein yields the protein MDALQDLLTNLVPILQLVGILLGAYLVLIWAASVLWAYRDIRQRSEDVSVQVLAVSLVLLLPFAGIPLHLILRPPQTLAERYERELEQEYLRRDIEEKYVCPECQRPIEPDFILCPHCQTALRRHCDVCHRVIDLTWSICPYCGADGSHSSRQAPTIPATSYPALQHAEEVSRS from the coding sequence ATGGACGCCTTGCAGGACCTGTTGACGAACCTGGTTCCGATTTTGCAGCTTGTGGGCATCCTGCTCGGGGCCTACCTGGTGCTGATCTGGGCCGCATCGGTGCTCTGGGCCTACCGTGACATTCGCCAGCGCAGCGAGGATGTCTCGGTGCAGGTGCTGGCCGTGAGCCTGGTGCTCCTGCTGCCCTTCGCGGGCATCCCCCTGCACCTGATCCTGCGCCCGCCGCAGACGCTCGCCGAACGTTACGAGCGGGAACTGGAGCAGGAGTACCTGCGGCGCGACATCGAGGAGAAGTATGTTTGCCCGGAGTGCCAGCGGCCTATTGAGCCTGACTTTATCCTCTGCCCGCACTGCCAGACGGCTCTGCGCCGTCATTGTGACGTATGCCATCGCGTGATTGACCTGACCTGGAGCATCTGCCCCTACTGCGGCGCCGACGGCAGCCATAGTTCCCGCCAGGCGCCGACAATTCCGGCGACAAGTTATCCTGCCTTGCAACACGCCGAAGAGGTGAGTCGTTCGTAG
- the miaB gene encoding tRNA (N6-isopentenyl adenosine(37)-C2)-methylthiotransferase MiaB codes for MQDILFVDAFAPPARPDRDATPRSRRYYVWTVGCQMNVSDSERLEAALQAVGYSPAARPEDASFIVLNSCSVRESAEERILGKLGELVRVKRAWPDTRVVLWGCMVGPNNRSIFEERLPMVDHFVSPSAVDEVVALAPNPIYTLDEPALPVASWAHPPVSVHVPIQYGCNMTCAYCVIPLRRGRERSRPLAEIVEECTRIIARGAREITLLGQIVDSWGHDLPGRPQLADLLEAVHAIPGLQRLRFLTSHPAWMTDRLIDTVARLPRCMPDINLPVQAGSDRVLKLMRRGYTVERYRALIGKIRAAIPNVSLTTDVIVGHPGETRADFEATLALCDEIRFDKVHIAAFSARPGTLAAEQEQDPALAVPEEEKEARRRELERLQERIATERNARFLGQTVEVLVEGESKGKWRGRSPNNKLVFFSHPEDLTGRLVPVRVTRTSPWALQGEAASVL; via the coding sequence ATGCAGGATATTCTTTTTGTAGACGCTTTTGCGCCCCCTGCCCGCCCCGACCGCGACGCGACGCCCCGCTCGCGTCGCTATTATGTGTGGACGGTGGGCTGCCAGATGAATGTCTCCGACTCTGAGCGCCTTGAGGCCGCGCTGCAGGCTGTTGGCTACAGCCCTGCCGCGCGCCCGGAAGACGCCAGTTTTATCGTGCTCAATTCGTGCAGCGTGCGCGAGAGCGCCGAGGAACGCATCCTGGGCAAGCTCGGCGAACTGGTGCGCGTCAAGCGCGCATGGCCCGACACCCGCGTGGTGCTCTGGGGTTGCATGGTTGGCCCCAATAATCGCTCGATCTTCGAGGAACGCCTGCCCATGGTTGATCACTTCGTCTCGCCCTCGGCGGTGGACGAGGTGGTCGCCCTGGCCCCCAATCCGATCTATACCCTCGATGAACCGGCCCTGCCAGTGGCCTCCTGGGCTCACCCCCCCGTCTCGGTGCACGTGCCCATCCAGTACGGCTGCAACATGACCTGCGCCTACTGCGTCATTCCCCTGCGCCGGGGCCGCGAACGCTCCCGCCCCCTCGCTGAAATCGTTGAAGAATGCACGCGCATCATCGCCCGCGGGGCCCGGGAGATTACCCTCCTCGGCCAGATCGTTGACTCCTGGGGCCACGATCTCCCTGGCCGTCCCCAACTGGCTGATCTGCTCGAAGCCGTGCACGCCATCCCTGGCCTCCAGCGCCTCCGCTTCCTCACTTCCCACCCGGCCTGGATGACCGACCGGCTGATTGACACAGTCGCCCGCCTGCCCCGCTGCATGCCCGACATCAACCTGCCGGTGCAGGCCGGCTCCGACCGGGTGCTGAAGCTGATGCGCCGCGGCTATACTGTGGAACGTTACCGCGCCCTCATCGGCAAGATCCGCGCGGCGATCCCCAATGTCTCGCTGACCACCGATGTCATCGTCGGCCATCCCGGCGAAACGCGCGCCGATTTCGAGGCCACCCTCGCCCTCTGTGACGAGATTCGCTTCGATAAGGTCCATATCGCCGCCTTCTCGGCCCGTCCCGGCACCCTTGCCGCTGAACAGGAGCAAGATCCCGCCCTGGCCGTGCCCGAAGAGGAAAAAGAGGCCCGCCGCCGCGAACTGGAGCGCCTCCAGGAACGCATCGCCACTGAACGCAACGCCCGCTTTCTCGGCCAGACGGTCGAAGTGCTCGTAGAAGGCGAGAGCAAAGGCAAGTGGCGCGGCCGCAGCCCGAACAATAAACTGGTATTCTTCAGCCACCCGGAGGATCTGACCGGACGCCTCGTGCCCGTGCGCGTGACCCGCACCAGCCCCTGGGCCCTCCAGGGCGAGGCCGCCAGCGTGCTGTGA
- a CDS encoding cyclic-di-AMP receptor: MKLVLAIVQPQDATMLVDALMEHGYRVTRLSSQGGFLREGNVTLMLSVEDEQINDVIRVVREHCSTRARFVSPMPPIAESGEFYPPAPLEVQVGGATVFVLKAETKRL; the protein is encoded by the coding sequence ATGAAACTGGTGCTCGCGATCGTGCAGCCGCAGGATGCGACCATGCTTGTGGACGCGCTGATGGAGCACGGCTACCGAGTGACGCGTCTGAGCAGCCAGGGCGGCTTCCTGCGCGAAGGAAATGTGACTCTGATGCTCAGCGTTGAGGATGAGCAGATAAACGACGTCATCCGTGTGGTGCGCGAACACTGCTCTACGCGCGCTCGCTTTGTCTCACCGATGCCGCCGATCGCGGAGTCGGGCGAGTTTTACCCCCCCGCGCCGCTCGAGGTGCAGGTGGGAGGCGCAACGGTGTTTGTGCTGAAGGCGGAGACGAAGCGATTGTAG